Proteins encoded in a region of the Polyangiaceae bacterium genome:
- a CDS encoding riboflavin synthase codes for MFTGLVEAVGSLKRRERRGPGFELWIEAPFASYEEGESIAVSGACLTVTHFQSPKGGAPGGFAADVSQETVDKTSLGNVQLGGSVNLERSLQLGGRLGGHLVSGHVDGLAKLESKTAAGESIAHVFSAPAALMPLIAAKGSVTLDGVSLTVNRLVPDSNPHGFEVMLIPHTLSVTTLGKLSPGSEVNLEVDLLARYVVRYLESSAAMAQSADVRAPGKDETSLLQTLERAGLKL; via the coding sequence ATGTTTACGGGCCTCGTCGAAGCCGTTGGCAGCCTGAAGCGTCGTGAGCGCCGTGGTCCAGGCTTCGAGCTGTGGATCGAAGCTCCCTTCGCCAGCTACGAAGAGGGTGAGTCGATCGCGGTGTCGGGTGCGTGCCTCACGGTCACGCACTTCCAATCGCCCAAAGGCGGCGCACCGGGCGGCTTCGCTGCCGACGTCAGCCAGGAAACCGTCGACAAGACGAGCCTCGGCAACGTCCAACTCGGAGGCAGCGTCAACCTCGAGCGCAGCCTGCAGCTGGGCGGCCGCCTCGGCGGGCACCTGGTGAGTGGTCACGTAGATGGCCTGGCAAAACTCGAGAGCAAGACCGCTGCGGGGGAGTCGATTGCCCACGTGTTCTCTGCACCCGCCGCGCTGATGCCCCTGATCGCCGCCAAGGGCTCCGTGACCCTGGACGGCGTATCGCTCACCGTCAATCGATTGGTCCCCGATTCGAATCCCCACGGATTCGAGGTAATGCTGATTCCGCATACCTTGAGCGTCACCACCCTGGGAAAGCTATCGCCCGGCAGCGAAGTGAACCTGGAGGTGGACCTGTTGGCTCGCTACGTCGTGCGCTACCTCGAGTCTAGCGCCGCCATGGCTCAGAGCGCTGACGTTCGAGCCCCCGGCAAGGACGAAACGAGTCTGCTTCAGACCCTGGAGCGCGCAGGGCTGAAGCTCTGA